The Trinickia acidisoli genome includes a window with the following:
- a CDS encoding aminodeoxychorismate/anthranilate synthase component II produces MLLMIDNYDSFTYNLVQYFGELGEDVRTYRNDEITLDEIAAMKPDTLCLSPGPSNPQHAGITLDVLRRFAGRTPILGVCLGHQAIGEAFGGRVVRAQTIMHGKVSRIETDGRGVFANLPKHFDVTRYHSLAIERESLPDCLEISAWTDDGEIMGVRHKTLAVEGVQFHPESILSEHGHALLENFLKGSKTEQAAHTAHSA; encoded by the coding sequence ATGTTGCTGATGATCGATAACTACGATTCGTTCACCTATAACCTCGTGCAGTATTTCGGCGAGCTCGGCGAGGACGTGCGCACCTATCGCAACGACGAGATCACGCTCGATGAAATCGCCGCGATGAAACCCGACACCCTCTGCCTCTCACCGGGGCCAAGCAATCCGCAGCATGCGGGCATCACGCTCGACGTGCTGCGCCGGTTTGCGGGTCGCACGCCGATCCTCGGCGTCTGTCTCGGCCATCAGGCGATCGGCGAAGCGTTCGGCGGCCGCGTCGTGCGCGCGCAGACGATCATGCACGGGAAAGTGAGCCGCATCGAAACCGACGGGCGAGGCGTGTTCGCGAACCTGCCCAAGCACTTCGACGTGACGCGCTATCACTCGCTCGCGATCGAGCGCGAATCGCTGCCCGACTGCCTCGAAATCTCGGCATGGACCGACGACGGCGAAATCATGGGCGTACGCCATAAGACGCTTGCCGTCGAAGGCGTGCAGTTCCACCCCGAATCGATCCTCTCCGAGCACGGCCATGCGCTGCTCGAGAACTTCCTCAAGGGGTCGAAG